A window from Nothobranchius furzeri strain GRZ-AD chromosome 17, NfurGRZ-RIMD1, whole genome shotgun sequence encodes these proteins:
- the rfk gene encoding riboflavin kinase: MRSLPYFCRGQVVRGFGRGSKELGIPTANFPDSVVDSLPADIRTGIYYGWASVGNSNVYKMVMSIGWNPYYKNTKKSMETHIIHKFKEDFYGNILSVVLVGFIRPERTYNSLEALIAAINNDIEEAKIKLELPEHRKLKDDHFFTNTTNSSPVSSSSSASTSQTIINGH, from the exons ATGAGGAGCCTCCCGTACTTTTGTCGAGGTCAGGTCGTTCGAGGATTTGGACGAGGAAGCAAAGAACTCGGAATTCCCACAG CAAACTTCCCAGACTCTGTGGTGGACAGTCTTCCAGCAGATATCCGTACAGGAATTTATTATGGCTGGGCATCCGTGGGCAATAGCAATGTGTACAAAATGGTGATGAGCATCGGCTGGAACCCGTACTACAAAAATACAAAGAAGTCTATG GAGACTCACATAATTCACAAATTTAAAGAGGACTTTTATGGGAATATCCTGAGTGTCGTCTTGGTGGGCTTCATCCGCCCAGAGAGGACCTACAACTCCCTCG AAGCTCTCATCGCAGCCATCAATAATGACATTGAGGAGGCTAAGATCAAGCTGGAGCTCCCAGAGCATCGCAAACTAAAAGACGACCACTTCTTCACCAACACGACAAACTCGTCTCCAGTATCATCGTCAAGCTCCGCATCCACATCCCAGACTATCATTAATGGTCACTGA